Part of the Cuniculiplasma divulgatum genome, TCAGGGAAATATTCAAAAAGGCAAAACAGGTAGCACCCTCAATTGTTTTTCTTGATGAAATAGATTCCATTGCTCCGAGAAGAGGTGGAGGCGGAGATTCTGGAGTTACAGAAAGAATAGTTAATCAGTTGCTTACCTCAATGGATGGTGTTGAAGTACTGCAGGGCGTCGTTGTGATCGGAGCCACAAACAGACCTGATATTCTGGATAGTGCACTTATAAGAGCGGGCAGGTTTGATAAGATGATCTATATACCTCCACCTGACAAGGAGGCAAGATTGAAGATCCTTCTTGTGCATACCAGAAATATGCCTCTTGACAAGGATATAAACCTGCAAAAGATCGCAGAGGCAACAGATGGATATGTTGGTGCTGATCTGGAAAATCTGTGCCGTGAAGCTGGAATGATGGCATACAGGAATGATCCTGAAGCATCTCTGGTCTCAAACAGTGACTTTACAAAGGCAATGAAGGTCATAAAACCCTCGGTGGATCAGGAAGTAATTAATTTCTATGAGAATCTTGCAAAGAATATTGGAAAGAGTGTTAAGGAAAGAAGAAAACAGGTAGAGGAGTCCGGACTCTACAATTAAATTTTTAAGGGTTAATGAATTATATTGCTATGACACTGAAAAGATTAAAAAAAGTTTCTGGAAAATCCATAGCCACCAGTGATGGCAGAATAGTGGGGAGAATAGTTGATTTTATAACAGATGAGGGAACTGGAAGTATAATGGAAATTCTGGCTGTTCCCGCTCCTGGAAAGATAGAAAACCTGAAGAAGGATATGGAGGGTAGATATATAATCCCCTATTCTATAGTGAGACCAGGGCAGGATTTTCTTGTTGTTGATGCTGAGAAACTAAGAAGATTAAAGTGAGGATGCGGTAGGGGCGTATCTAAGTATACCGGCAACTCCACCGAATGCCTTCTTAAGAGTACTGCCCTCGTCACTCTCGTCTCCGATTATTTCCACCGTGGCTCCAGACTCTTCAGCCATTTTATAAAGTTTTGTTATGTAATCTTCTTCATGATCCATTTCCATAGCGCCACCGCATTTTGGGCAGGTATTATCATCCGGTCGTTGCATAAATTCTTGCTCATATCCACAGTTTGGACACTTATAGAAATACTTGGTCTTCCTGACACCATCAGATAAAAGAAGGAGATCAAGAGCCTTTCTCTCCAGTGCACTCTGGATCTGTGCTTCACCATATACTGCAAGTCCTTCATCCCCTTTTCTCAGTTCCTTCATAAATCGGTTTACCAGATCTTTTTCTCTTGTTATCTGAAGATCTTTCATTGATTCCGATGCTTTTTCCACAAGCTCCCTCAACCCTGATTCATCGGTGTATCCCACGTCGAAAAGGTCAACTACCTTTCTTGTTATATCCTTGAACATGTAATCATTTTCAAAGAAAAAGTTCTTTGTTGATCCTGGCCCACCAATGAAAATACCCTTCATATCCCTTATTATGGGCATGAAGGTATTATTGACAATGTCTCCGATCTTCTTGAAATATTCATTTGCTGCAATCTCTATTAATCTCTCATAACGTCGTGATGATTGTCCACCCTGATGATGCTTACTTGGAACAAGAGATTGCTCATTAGTTACAACCTGTATATTGGTTCCATTAAGGAATCCAATGGTTGCCTCCTTTCTATCGATCACAATCAAACCGTATACCTCCTTAGCCTTCAGCTGTGCCATTAATGGCTCAGTGTAAAATTGAGAATCGCACTTGTAAATGAATGTCTGTATTGGCTCCGGCGGTTCCACTATCTGACTGTACATTTCAGTCTGATCACCTCGCTTCTGAACGTGACCCACAAAGAAAACAAGTCCCGTGTCAGGTGGCTGCTTGAAATACTTTAATTTTGACATTATTGATTCTATAGCGCCAAGAACATTCTTCCTCGTTGATTTTGATTTAATATTGCTTGAAGTTGAGTATTCCTCCCTCAGGTACTGTACTACATCGTATATCATCTTGTCAGGTGGAATGTATAACGATATGAGTTCTGTACCTCGTCCCTTTAGACCATCGAGTTCCTCTAATGCTTTCTTAAATTCATATCTTCTTAACTGCTTCTCGTCCGATGGCATGTATGAGAAAATTTATAATACTATATAACTTTGATGAATGAATTTCATGGAATCGTTTGTTGTTTCTGTTGGAGGGTCGATGATTAACCCTTCATCAGTTGATGTTGAATACATCAAAGAATTTTCAAAAATAATAAAAAGTGTGGATGCGCCCAAGATTGGTATTGTTGTTGGTGGAGGTCAGACAGCAAGGACCTACGTTAATTCTATGAAGAATTTTACTGATAATGATTTCTTTCTTGATGAGATAGGTATAATGGCCACACGGCTTAACGCAAAGATCGTTAAATCATCCATAGGAAAGTTAGAACTCAATATTCCAGAGGATGTGAATGAGGCAGTGAAACAACTGCTCATTGAGGATCGAATAGTTATGGGTGGCACTGTACCTGGACATACCACTGATACTGTATCTGTGCTTTTAGCTGAGGCTGTGGGGATTAAAAAAGTATACAATCTGACTTCGGTTGACATGGTTTATGAAGATGACCCGAAGAAAAATCCAAAGGCTAAGGCAATTGAGACAATGAATTATAAAGAGGCATTCTCCATCTCTCTCAAAAGTTACACAGGGGCTGGTAGTAACCAGTTCATGGATTCCGTGGCACTTCTAATTGCAATGAGATCTGGGATAGAAATAAATCTAATGCACGGAAAGGATCTAAATAATTTCAAAAATGCATTAAAGGGTGAAAAATTTATAGGAACAAAAATAAGGGCTGATTAACCTATCAGCCTGTCAGCAAATGTTTTTTCTGCGTCTACTACTGTGTAGCCATCTGCAGTTGATATTCTCTGTTCTGCTGGAACAATTTGGAGATAGTTTGGAACATTTTTGCTGATCCTTACAGGGAATGATTCTATGGCAGTGTTCTGGTAGAATATACCTGTGGGAATTCTGTCCCCCCATTCCTGGGCTCGTGCCATTGATCTTGCAAAAATCTGATCTGCATCCTTTATATTCTCTTTTGTTACAACAGGGTTCCAGTCCTTTTCATCTTCCATTTTGTAAACTCTCTCCTTGTACCATTCCATGGAATTTACGTTATTGTATGTTGGGCATGGTTGAAGAATATCAATCACTGCAGAACCTGGATGGCTCATGGCCTTCTTTATGATTTCCTTCAGCTGTTTCATGTCAAATGAGAATCCTCTAGCAACAAAACTGTAACCAGCACTCAGTGCAAGTGAGATTGGGTTCAATCTTGTGAATATGTTGGGTCTTGCTAGACTCTTTGTCTTTTCTCCAAGTGGCATTGTTGGGGCTGCCTGTCCCTTTGTCAGTCCGTACACCTCATTGTCATATATCATGATTGTGAGTCCAGTATTTCTTCTTCCTTCTGCAACCAAATGACCTGCTCCAATACCCATTAGATCACCGTCACCACCTGTGACAAGTACCTTCAGGTTAGGATTGGACAGTTTAACTCCCGTGGCAAATGGAATTGCTCTTCCATGAAGTGTATGGACTCCACCAACATTGATGTAATGTGGAGTCTTTCCAGAACATCCAATTCCCGATACCATAACTACCCCTAAGGGGTCCAAGTTCAATTCTGCCATTGACTGCTGTATGGATGTGAGTATTCCGAAGTCACCACATCCAGGGCACCAGTCCACGGTGACATCTGTTTTAAAATTATGCGCCATGTTTCAACACCTTCTCAACTTTTGTCTCTTTATTATTAATTATCTCTCTCGAAGCAGACAGTATTTCATCTTCTGTCATATGCCTCCCATTATATTTCAAAATCCTGTTTTCGATCTTTATTCCTGTCTTAGCCATCACTACCTCTGCCAGCTGACCGAGGAAATTGCTTTCGACATCTATGACAATCTTGGCCTTTGAAAGTATGTCCTTCACGAAATTTGCTGGGAATGGAATGAACATTTTTACGTAAAGCAGGTTTGCCTTAATTCCTTCTTCAGCAAGTAGATCTATAACATCCAGTATGGGTCCTTTCTGACTTCCCCATGTAACAAATGTCACGTCTGCATTCTTATCTCCATACAGTACTGCCTTATCTTCCATTGGAATTTCTGAATCAGCTGTTTGAAGTTTTGTGAAACGCTTAACCATCATCTTGTCTCTCACTTCAGAATCTTCAGTTACATGGCCAAGCTCATCATGCTCATCTCCTGTCATCCAGAATATATCCTTTCCGAATGCACCCAGATTTGAGATTCCATTCTTTGTATCCAGATTGTATCTCTTGAAGTCCAACCCGTGTACGTCGAATTTCATTGCATTTACAGGAACCTTCTTTCCGTCTATATGTGTGATGAAGTCTGATGTGTTTGCCAGATTCTTGTCTATGAGATGGATTACTGGCATCTGATATCTCTGTGCATAATTCAATGCATTCATTGAATCGTATATGCATTCTTCAACGTCACCTGATGCAAGGACTATTCTCGGGAATTCACCATGACCTGTGTTCATGGCAAAAAGAAGATCCGACTGACCATTTCTGGTAGGAAGACCGGTACTTGGACCGCCTCTCTGATATAAAGTCACTACAAGAGGGACTTCATCTGTCCCTGCGAATGAGAACCCCTCAGCCATAAGTGAAAAACCTGGTCCACTGGTTGCTGTTGATGTTCTGGTTCCAGTAAGGGCAGCTCCTATGGCCATGGTTATTGCCGCAATCTCATCTTCTGTTTGAACTACTACAATTCCGCCTTCCTTTAGTTTAGCTGCTTCTGTATCTATCCACTTTATGTAGTTGTGCTCTTCCATTATGGTGCTTTCATCACTGGCCGGGGTTATTGGGTAATAGGTTTGCAATCTGAGGCCTCCCATCATCTTTCCTATGGCTGCCCCATCATTACCGGTTAGCATGAATCTCTTTGGGTGTTCCAGATCTGGCAGAGTTTCGCCTGCAAGCTTGTTTTCACTGCAATAGTCATATGCTGCCTTTACTACAGCTATGTTTTCCTCTATTATGCTGTCCTTTCCTGCGAAGACAATTTTAATGCTATCGTTCATGTGTTTTATATTAACTCCAGAAATAGCAAGTGTCAGGGCAGCTCCAAGTGTGTTGAAGTATCTGGATGGAACCCCACCTGATATGGCTTTCTGAACAACTGAATTAAACGGCACTGGAATTGGAATTGCTCCTCTTGACTTCATCCATGATATCGCACCTGCAATTGTGTTGGGGAAATTGTCATCTGTTAGTGTTTCCTGGATTTTCTTTGCTGTATCTCTCATTATCATCCTTGCCTGAGAGAGTTCTGCTTTTTCTATTGCATTGTCATAGATAATTTTCGTTCCCTGTCCTACGTCTTCAAGATGCTCAAAAATGCTATCTGGATCAAGAGCAACCAGAAAATCTACAGGATATTTCAGTGATCGTGGCCTTTCGGCCTTTATTCTGACGTGGGTATAACTGTGCCTTCCCTTGATGTTTGAGTGGTATTCTCTCACACCAAAAACATAATAACCTGACTGTGCGAAGGCCCTGCTTATCATATTGGAGGATGTATCTATACCGCCACCCTGAGGGCCACCAACTGTTATGTTGATGTCAACTTTTGTCATCTGTATAGGTATTGATTCTTAATTAAAATAGTTAATTAGAGTAGTTATGAAATATGGTTTTCAGGATTTTTTTTATTGTTAAGGATATAATTGTATCATTCATAAATTAATTATTCATTGATATGATAGGGGTTTTCATGCTTATTGTTACAGGCATGCCCGGATCAGGGAAGGATGAATTTATAAAAGTTGCCAAAAGTATGGGATGGAAAGATTATCATATGGGTGATGTGGTAAGAAAATATGCAAAGATGAATAACATAGGCAACACAGATAAGGAAATTGGAACCTTTGCAAACTCTGAACGAGAACTTCATGGGAAAGATATCTGGGCTGTCCGTCTTTCGGAAGACATTAAAGATGATAGGAAGGTCATTGTTGATGGACTAAGAAACATGGAGGAATTTGATTATTTCAAAACAAGATTTCCAGATCTTGTTTTAATTGGAATTCATACTGATAGAGAGGAAAGACTTAAAAGAATACAGAAAAGAGGAAGACCCGATGATGCCAAGGTTCTTGATCAACTCGTAAGCAGAGATGATAGAGAGTTGTCTTGGGGTATTGGAAATGCAATTTCTCTTGCAGAGTACATGATTGTGAACGATTCAACACTTGAGGAATTTAAAGAGAATGCCAGAAAGCTTCTGCTTAGGATTGAAAATGAAAGATTTAAGTGATTAAAGTCTTCTTGCATAATCAGAGATTGCACCAAAAAATATTTTTCCCACTGGGACGCTGTTCTCTCTTTTTCCCTTAGTTGAAAGCTGGTAACTGTAAAACATTCTTTCTGGATGTGGCATCAGACCAAGCACGTTATCATAATGTCCCGATATTCCGGCAATATTATCGGGCGAACCATTCGGATTCCATGGATAGCCTGAAATTTTCCCTTCAGGATCTACGTAGGTGAATATTGCCCTGCCATTTACAACGTATTCCTTTTCAACGGATTCTGATGTGAATCTTATCCTTCCTTCCTTATGAGCGACTGGAATTTCAAATACCTGATCCCTTGGGATTTTCCCATCAAAAATCTTATTTCGTCCCGAATACTTCACCAGTACTGTTCTGCATTCAAACTTCCCACTTTCGTTAACGTCCAGGGCAAGTTCTCTCTTATCCATATCTGAAGAGGTTAGACCCATTTCTGATAACACCTGGAATCCATTACATGTGCCCAGTACGGGCTTACCCTGTTCTATCATTCCTTCTATTTTTTTACCAGCGGCTGTCTTCAATCTGATTGCAAAAATAATACCAGCCCTTACATAGTCTCCTGCTGAAAAACCACCTGGTATGAACAAAATCTGAAAATCTTCCAGATCAACTTTATTTTTTTCTATTTCGTGAATATGCACGTAACTGGGGTCAAGATTTGATTCCCTCAGCGACCGGAGGGCTTCTGTGTCATTGTTTGTCCCCTCCATCCTCAAAACTGCTGCTTTGGGGAGATTACTGTCCAAGTGCCTACTGGCCTCCCCTTCTTTCTTTTGCCTTCATTCTTAAACCGGTGTATCCACACTTTCTGCATTTTATTGCTTTAACTGAGTTTCTTGCGTCACATCTCATGCAAATTTTCTTATTTAGTCTTCTTTCTATTGATTCTGCAAACGGCATTTTTATAACCTGATGTTACCCCTATTGAATTCAAGTTATAAACTCTTTGTGAACAGTGTGTTAGTTTTATTTGTTCCTTGAACTATGAATGGAAAGGGTAATTTGGTCCACTTAATTCAGTGAACCAAATTCCAGATATTTTTTAAAATCTATATGATTCTGGGAACAATTATTTCTATCATCAGCATTAGCAAGATCAGTGTTGTAGTGAGTGAAAGAACGGCAGCTATATTCTTTTCGTCGCGGAAGTATTTAAAACGTTCATGTTTGGATGCTATCATCAGGGTATCCCTGAGGAATTGCGCTCCATCAAATATTGCAAGTGGCAGGGCATTTGTGATAGCGAGAAGTATATTCACCCAGAAAAGCCAGTATATTGTATTTGTTGAAAACCAAAATACTTCATACCCCAGTGGAACAGAATACAGGTGGGCAAAACTTGATGGCACGGGGGAAAGCCCGTCAAAGGGTAATGCTATTGATTCTATAGCTCCTTCGGGTCCTGAGGTGTATACAGAGGAGCCAAACACTAGAGATTTGTAATAGCTCATAGAAACGAGTCCAAGTCCACCATAGGTTATTCCAACACCTATGAAACTTTCATTTTTCATGGCCGCTGTTAATAAGGACGGATCCTCCGTTTTATAGAATGAATAAGTTGATCTTGTTTTAAAGGACACTGTACTTTTTATTCCTTCATGGGATGCAGCAGTAAAATTTTCTAGTCCTACAGTTATTTCAGTTCCAGGACTTATTTTGTTCAGTATGTTACCAAGTACAGTTTCATTATAAACGGTCCTGTTATTTACAGAAATTATATAATCACCTAGACTTATATTTTTATAGGCAGGGTATCCTTTATAAGTTGATACTACCTGAATTCCAGCAGGTATGGAGTAATTGAAGATTTTATGACCATTATAAAATGAAGCATTCAGAAGAGTACCAGGTGTTACTGAGCAGGAAGTTGTAAGATTAACCAGGCTATTGCCTTTCATATTTCCAACTGAAAGGAGCTCGCTTCCCGTGATATTGTGTGGTGTTACAGTGTTTCCAGGATATGCAGCATCAACATATGCCCCCGGGTATGTTTGAACTGCTGCATGGGACATAGCCAGAGAAAGAAAAAGGAAGCAGATTATAGCAATGACAAAGTTTACCGCTATTCCCGCACCAACTATTCTTCTTCTGATGACTGGAGTTGTTTCCGTTATCTCTTTTTCATCAGGTTCAACAAAAGCACCGATTGGAACCACAAAAAGCATAAGTCCAACTGAATTTACCTTAATTCCATGCTTTCTTGCAACAATTCCGTGAAACATTTCATGAATTACTAGAGATATTGCAAAAGCTATCAGCCCATAAACAATGGGGATTTCCGGATCTATCCCCGGAAGCGCAAGATATTCACTAACAGGTATATTTTCCTTCACCCTTGTTGTTAGTGATAGTACTGTACCAAGGACAAGCAGGACTATGCCCATTGCAAATAATATATAAACGAGTGGAATTGAAAGCCGTGAAAATAGTTTTGATTTTGAGCTTCCGGCTATCCTGTCCAGTATTCCTCTATTTTTTTTGACCTTAATCAGTAATAATATCCCTCCCATTGTTTGAAAATGTTTACTCTTGTTTATTGTTGGGCGAAGGGCGATCATTGCTATGATCCATATCAACACTATAAGCAACCCTATCTCTAGATACGACATTTTTAGACTTCCGTACCCATGATGACAATCATTTCTAAATTACTTTTCCAAAAAGCATAGTAAAGTTTTGGAAAAACTCTGAACTAAAATTATAACTAAACACATAGTCTTCATTAATGAATATCCGAATTATTTTAATATGTCGTTGCCATGAATCATTATGAAGGTTACGTTGACCCATATTAAGGCAGATATAGGTAGTCTGCCAGGGCATACAACAGTCCACGAAGATGTATTGAACGAAGTTAAGAGATTTTTAAAGGAGCAGTCTAAGGGAATTATATGGGATCATTTTGTGGGTTATGTTGGGGATGACATACAGATAACCATGGTTCATGATAATGGAGTTAATGCCTCAGAAGTTCACAAACTTGCATGGGACGCATTCAAGTCAGGAACTGAGGTTGCCAAAAAGCTTGGTCTTTACGGTGCAGGACAGGATCTCCTAAAAGATTCTTTTTCTGGAAATATCAAAGGAATGGGTCCCGGAATCGCCGAAATGGATATAACTCCGAGGCGAAGTGAACCATTTATAGTATATATGATGGATAAAACGGAACCTGGAGCATTCAATTACCCAATATTCAAGATGTTTGCTGACCCATTCAATACTCCTGGTCTCGTAATAGATCAAAGTATGCATGATGGTTTTAAATTTGAGGTTTGGGATATTCAGGAAGCAAAAGCTATAATGCTTAATGCACCAGAAGAGATGTATGATATAATATCCCTTATTGGAACTAAGGGCAGATACGTTATAAAAAGAGTTTACACTAAGAAAGAACACGGGAAATTGCCAGATGAAAATGTTGCAGTTATTACCACTGACAAATTGTCCTTTATAGCAGGAGAATATGTTGGAAAAGATGATCCCGCGGCAATTGTAAGAATTCAATCAGGATTACCGGCATCTGGTGAGGCGATGGAAGCATTTTCACACCCATATCTTGTTTCAGGCTGGATGAGAGGATCATTTAACGGTCCCTTAATGCCAGTAGCAATGAAAAACTCCAAAATGACCAGATTTGATGGCCCACCAAGAGTAGTTGCCCTCGGTTTTGTTTATAAGGATAAGAAATTAACTGGTCCAGTTGACATGTTTGACGACCCAGCCTACGATAATGCCAGGAAACTTGCCAATGATATTACTGATTATATCAGGAGAATGGGACCATTTGAACCACACAGGCTCCCAGAAGAAGACATGGAGTACACTACGCTACCAAAGGTAATGGAAAAACTCAAAGGAAGATTTGTACATGTTGATGCAGTTGAAAAGGGTGTGAGTAAGAATTCAACTGGCAGGGATTCGGATTAGTTAAGATGGAAACAGAAAAACACCCTTCCTGGGATCAGTATTTCATGAAAATGGCTTATATGGCTGCCTCAAGGGCAAATTGCGTTAGGAGGCAGGTAGGGGCTATTATTGTACGGGATAAATCAATCCTTGCTACCGGATATAATGGACCTCCAAGTGGTGCACAGCATTGCGATGTGGTTGGTTGCATAAGAATAGATATGGATATTCCATCGGGTGAAAGGCACGAATTATGCCGTGGTTTGCATGCAGAGCAGAATGCAATAATTCAAGCTGCTGTTAATGGTGTCAGCATCAGGGGTGGGGTTATATATACCACAACTTTTCCCTGCGTGGTGTGTGCCAAAATGATAGTAAATGCGAAACTTAAGGAAATAATATATACAGAGGGTTATCCAGATGAGCTTTCAGAACTTATGCTACTTGAAAGCGATGTTAAGAAAAGAAAACTTGTGATAGAATAGTTTTTTAATCTGGAGTGTATGGGTGGGTAAATAAATGAGTTCTATAATTTCCGGTCTAATTGAATACGTTATTAATTTAGTTATATATGTAATTCAGGTATCAAATTATCCAGGTATATTCTTCCTTATGTTTCTGGAAGGTCTGTTACTACCAGTGCCATCAGAGGTTGTAATGGCCTTTTCTGGTTATTTAGCCCTGAGCAATCAACTACCTGTATATCTTAGCATCCCTTCATATCTGCTGGTGCTTATAGCTGGGACACTGGGAAATGCCGTTGGAGCCAGTGCCGCTTACGCCATCGGACTTTATGGAGGAAGACCTGCCATAATGCGCTTTGGCAAATATATCAGACTGGACGAAAAATCCCTTGATAGAACAGAAAAATGGTTCAATAAATATGGAGAAATATCGGTTTTTATAACAAGACTTATTCCTATTTTCAGGACATTTATATCAATACCAGCTGGTCTGGCGGAAATGAAGTTTACGAAATTTCTTTCGTTTACCCTCTTAGGAACGGTGATATGGGACTCCGTTCTAATATATGTTGGATATCTGCTTGGCAATAGCTGGAAAAATATACTGGGACTATTTAATGATTATACTTATATTGCTATTGTTCTTGCCTTTGTAGTTTTATTCTATGTTTACAGAGTTCTATCAAGGGGAAGTCAGAAAACACCCGTGAAAACTAACGAATGAAGTTTTATTCTTCATTTTTTAATTACTACCTATAAGGCAAATGATATTATTCGATTCAAAAAACTTAAATATAAGTAAGTAATACATAGTTGTCAACTAATGGTTGACAAGAGGTAATTAAGATGGTAGTAAGAAGAAGAAAAGATGATGACTGGGATGACGACTTCTTCGGAGATTTCTTCGAAGACTTTGGATTTGACTTTGATAAGGTAAATGATAGGATGAGAAGAATAATGGAAAGGATGATTAAGAATTCTGATGAACACATGATTGGACCCTATGTATATGGATTCAGCTATAAGGTTGGTCCAGATGGAAAACCATCCTTCCAGGAGTTTGGAAACATTCCTAACAGACCTTCTCTGAGCGACAAAGTCGGTGAGACTGAGGTCAGAGAACCACTCACGGATATCAACTATGACAAGGACAAGGTTTACCTGACATTTGAGCTTCCTGGCATATCCAAAGAAAATATAGATCTTAAAGTATCCGAGAATGAGGTAACAATAAATGTTGCTGAAGGTTCAAGGAAGTACTTCAAGAATGTCGCCCTGGAAGAGCCAGTAAAACCTGAGAGCGCTGTGGCAAAATTCACCAGCGGAATACTGGATCTGACTCTGGAGCTTGTGAGAAAGGGAAACGAGAAAGGAAAATCAGTGAAGATAGAGTAAGATGAATGACATTGATACCCTCCTGTCCATAATGGAAAATTCAACCAGGAGGGCCATTTTAAAAAAACTCCTTATGGAAGAGTCATACGGCTTGGAAATAAGTAAGAGTTTGGGAATTTCACAACAGGCGATCAATAAACAACTGGAGATACTTGAACA contains:
- a CDS encoding deoxycytidylate deaminase — translated: METEKHPSWDQYFMKMAYMAASRANCVRRQVGAIIVRDKSILATGYNGPPSGAQHCDVVGCIRIDMDIPSGERHELCRGLHAEQNAIIQAAVNGVSIRGGVIYTTTFPCVVCAKMIVNAKLKEIIYTEGYPDELSELMLLESDVKKRKLVIE
- a CDS encoding DedA family protein, with the protein product MSSIISGLIEYVINLVIYVIQVSNYPGIFFLMFLEGLLLPVPSEVVMAFSGYLALSNQLPVYLSIPSYLLVLIAGTLGNAVGASAAYAIGLYGGRPAIMRFGKYIRLDEKSLDRTEKWFNKYGEISVFITRLIPIFRTFISIPAGLAEMKFTKFLSFTLLGTVIWDSVLIYVGYLLGNSWKNILGLFNDYTYIAIVLAFVVLFYVYRVLSRGSQKTPVKTNE
- the hsp20 gene encoding archaeal heat shock protein Hsp20, whose protein sequence is MVVRRRKDDDWDDDFFGDFFEDFGFDFDKVNDRMRRIMERMIKNSDEHMIGPYVYGFSYKVGPDGKPSFQEFGNIPNRPSLSDKVGETEVREPLTDINYDKDKVYLTFELPGISKENIDLKVSENEVTINVAEGSRKYFKNVALEEPVKPESAVAKFTSGILDLTLELVRKGNEKGKSVKIE